Proteins from one Mycobacterium sp. HUMS_12744610 genomic window:
- a CDS encoding metal-dependent hydrolase: MASDHARQEAKSVTAASAGSRYPRTRRISFPFGGDGGTHGKYFVNDDIVFSHFVANLSGAFPSGEELFIRSVRRFSDEVTDPTLKKRVAGFIGQESVHGQQHRLLNEKLIDMGYPIAWWDSKKFNDWVKRLEERLPARLPLAVTAAAEHFTAVLAERTLGEEEIQAIPGELQVWNVLNWHAVEELEHKSVAFDVFRTVAGGTERMRRSVMAVMIPTLLLLIAVTLVYSLAHDPDGRRQPLRVIREAYRLYRGPIFRGLIPDLTKYLRPGFHPDDIDTNALLEHWQEELFGTDGELVGYLK; this comes from the coding sequence ATGGCGAGTGACCACGCAAGGCAAGAGGCAAAGTCGGTGACCGCAGCGAGCGCTGGATCCCGTTATCCGAGGACCCGACGGATAAGCTTTCCGTTTGGCGGCGACGGCGGCACACACGGCAAGTACTTCGTCAACGACGACATCGTGTTCAGCCACTTCGTGGCGAACCTATCGGGTGCGTTCCCGTCAGGGGAGGAGTTGTTTATTCGGTCGGTGCGTCGATTCTCAGATGAGGTCACCGATCCCACGTTGAAGAAACGGGTGGCGGGCTTCATCGGCCAGGAATCGGTCCACGGACAGCAACACCGCCTGCTGAACGAGAAACTCATCGACATGGGTTACCCGATCGCTTGGTGGGATTCGAAGAAGTTTAACGACTGGGTCAAGCGACTGGAGGAGCGGCTGCCTGCGCGGCTACCCCTGGCGGTAACAGCAGCTGCAGAACACTTCACCGCCGTACTTGCTGAGCGCACGCTGGGCGAAGAGGAAATCCAGGCGATTCCGGGCGAGTTGCAGGTGTGGAACGTGCTGAACTGGCATGCCGTGGAGGAACTTGAGCACAAATCGGTCGCATTCGATGTCTTCCGCACGGTGGCGGGAGGTACGGAGCGGATGCGCAGGAGTGTGATGGCCGTGATGATTCCGACCCTGCTTCTCCTCATAGCCGTCACATTGGTTTACTCGCTGGCGCACGACCCGGATGGGCGTCGTCAGCCGCTACGGGTGATACGGGAGGCCTATCGGCTGTACCGTGGCCCCATCTTCCGGGGTTTGATCCCAGACCTTACGAAATATCTGCGACCGGGATTCCATCCTGACGACATCGACACGAACGCGTTGTTGGAGCACTGGCAAGAGGAACTCTTCGGCACCGACGGAGAACTCGTCGGCTACCTGAAGTGA
- a CDS encoding CoA transferase: MVQGSLNGVRIVSLAVNIPGPLAAARLARFGASVTKVEPPTGDPLAAVAPGWYAELASKQTVLVLDLKDAGDRAKLDVELTSADVLLTAMRPSALRRLGLDDAHVRYPGLCHVEIVGYDGDLEERPGHDLTYQATHGTLQPPLMPAVPVVDLLGAERAVSGALLALLDRPNSGAGQHVRIVLADAAADAGAAVRYGVAGPGDPLGGATPTYGIYASADGYIALGAIEPHFQKRTLEVLGAADTHEDLARVFAGQSTRHWEEVAETVDIPIVGIRTPEQGVEH; encoded by the coding sequence ATGGTGCAGGGCAGTCTGAACGGCGTTCGCATCGTGTCGCTTGCGGTGAACATCCCGGGCCCGCTCGCGGCGGCACGGCTGGCGCGCTTCGGCGCGTCGGTAACAAAGGTGGAGCCCCCTACCGGAGATCCCTTGGCCGCGGTCGCGCCCGGCTGGTACGCAGAGCTCGCCAGCAAGCAGACGGTCTTGGTTCTGGACCTCAAGGACGCCGGCGACCGCGCCAAGCTGGACGTCGAGCTGACTTCCGCCGATGTGTTGCTCACCGCCATGCGCCCTTCGGCGCTACGCAGGCTCGGGCTCGACGACGCGCATGTCAGGTATCCGGGGCTCTGTCACGTCGAAATCGTGGGCTACGACGGTGACCTCGAGGAGCGTCCTGGCCACGACCTGACCTATCAGGCCACGCACGGCACCCTGCAGCCCCCGTTGATGCCGGCGGTTCCGGTCGTGGACCTCCTGGGTGCCGAACGTGCCGTGTCCGGGGCCCTGTTGGCGCTGCTTGATAGGCCGAATTCCGGTGCCGGCCAACACGTCCGGATCGTACTGGCGGACGCCGCAGCCGACGCCGGCGCAGCCGTGCGGTACGGCGTCGCAGGGCCCGGCGACCCGCTCGGTGGCGCGACTCCGACCTACGGGATCTACGCCAGTGCCGACGGCTATATCGCCCTGGGCGCAATCGAACCGCATTTCCAGAAGCGGACCCTCGAGGTCCTGGGCGCAGCAGATACCCACGAGGATCTCGCACGAGTCTTTGCCGGACAAAGCACGCGCCACTGGGAAGAAGTCGCCGAGACGGTTGACATCCCCATCGTTGGAATTCGTACACCGGAACAAGGAGTGGAACATTGA
- a CDS encoding thiolase family protein, translating into MNAREAVIVGAVRTPVGKRGGALSRWHPADLLGHTLRNLVERSAIDAKDIDDVIVGCAMQHEHQSGNIGRHAVLAAGLPESVPAVTIDRQCGSGQQAVNFAAFGVTAGIYELAIGCGVESMSQVPMPASFMPGAPLGPQYSPVELARYDDNLVAQGAASELLNSKFGISREELDEFSIRSHERAFAATRAKKFRAQLVPITVDPLDPSAAPVSADEGIREQLDPAKIASLEPVFAADGRTTAANSSQISDGAAALLIAERGYAERSGLVSRARFLAMTVAAADPVLQFTAVLDATHRALERANLSVSDIDLFEVNEAFAGVPLMVQREFGIPDDKLNVNGGSVAIGHPLGSTGARMLTDLLCELERTGQRYGLQTICEAGGTANTTIIERI; encoded by the coding sequence TTGAACGCGCGCGAAGCAGTGATTGTCGGGGCGGTGCGCACGCCGGTGGGTAAACGAGGTGGCGCTTTGAGCCGGTGGCATCCGGCCGACTTGCTCGGTCACACCTTGCGAAACCTGGTGGAGCGCAGTGCGATCGATGCCAAAGACATCGATGACGTCATCGTCGGCTGTGCGATGCAGCATGAGCACCAGTCCGGAAATATCGGGCGGCACGCGGTGCTGGCTGCGGGTCTACCCGAATCGGTGCCGGCGGTCACCATTGATCGCCAATGCGGGTCCGGTCAGCAGGCGGTCAACTTCGCTGCATTCGGCGTCACCGCGGGCATCTACGAGCTGGCGATTGGGTGCGGTGTGGAGTCGATGTCGCAGGTGCCGATGCCTGCGTCGTTCATGCCGGGCGCGCCGCTCGGTCCGCAGTACTCGCCCGTGGAGTTGGCCCGCTACGACGACAACTTGGTGGCGCAAGGGGCGGCGTCGGAGTTGCTGAACTCCAAGTTCGGTATTTCTCGCGAGGAACTCGACGAATTCAGTATCCGAAGCCATGAGCGAGCATTCGCCGCGACCCGGGCGAAAAAGTTTCGCGCGCAGTTGGTGCCGATCACCGTCGATCCGCTGGATCCGTCGGCGGCGCCCGTCAGTGCCGACGAAGGAATCCGTGAGCAGTTGGATCCGGCGAAGATCGCGTCGCTGGAGCCTGTTTTCGCGGCCGACGGCCGCACAACCGCGGCCAATTCTTCCCAGATCAGCGACGGGGCAGCGGCGTTGCTGATCGCCGAGCGTGGCTACGCAGAACGCAGCGGGCTGGTTTCGCGGGCGCGGTTCCTGGCGATGACGGTCGCCGCGGCGGACCCGGTACTGCAGTTCACCGCGGTACTGGACGCCACCCACAGGGCGCTCGAGCGCGCCAACCTGAGTGTCAGCGACATCGACTTGTTCGAGGTCAACGAGGCCTTCGCCGGGGTGCCGCTGATGGTGCAACGCGAGTTCGGCATTCCCGATGACAAGCTCAACGTCAACGGAGGCTCGGTCGCAATCGGGCATCCGCTCGGGTCGACCGGGGCCCGCATGCTCACCGATCTGCTGTGCGAACTCGAGCGCACCGGACAGCGCTACGGCCTGCAGACCATCTGCGAGGCCGGCGGAACCGCCAACACCACCATCATCGAACGAATCTAA
- a CDS encoding long-chain-fatty-acid--CoA ligase, which yields MVREIVKGVPSTHGDHYQLNTTNLIRHAARTYPEQEVVYRTTEGDWQRYTYADLYVRVKRAANALRGIGIGPADTVGVLDWNSKRHFELSWAIPGIAAVMLQMNLRLATEDLSYVTDHAEAQWILVDETLLPVAEALAPHVPKVKGWIVMSDKPLTEIDTTLENVFHLEDLMAESDTEIDWRVIDETSAYSACYTSGTTGRPKGVYYSHRGSYLHAMAMAAAINLRREDTAMLITPMFHGQSWGLPHTAMWTAAKVILPGRYLAENTQMLVDVMIAENVTVANGAPAIFQPMLDYIKTLAVKPDFSRTRLLSGATEPAKSLMRDFHELTGADFVQGYGATETTPLITMNMGIKPSLQGTITDDEKWDFKRFQGLPASGIDIRIVDDNGNDLPHDGKSVGEVLMRGPWVIERYHQLDDDDNADRFLDGYWRSGDVGTIYPNGYLKLTDRLKDVVKSGGEWISSIDMENAIVGHPLVKEAAVVGISHPKWQERPLAIVVPVEGGVLTRDDIVGCLQGQFAKWQMPDAVLFVEALPRTSVGKLDKKILRAEHADVYRDAVT from the coding sequence ATGGTCAGGGAAATCGTGAAGGGCGTGCCGTCGACGCACGGCGACCACTACCAGCTCAACACCACCAACCTGATCAGACATGCGGCGCGCACCTATCCCGAGCAAGAGGTCGTCTACCGCACCACGGAGGGCGACTGGCAGCGGTACACCTACGCAGACTTGTACGTTCGGGTCAAGCGGGCGGCGAACGCGCTCAGAGGAATAGGGATCGGCCCGGCCGACACAGTCGGAGTGCTCGACTGGAACAGCAAGCGGCACTTTGAGCTCAGCTGGGCCATTCCCGGCATCGCCGCGGTGATGCTGCAGATGAATCTGCGGCTGGCCACCGAAGACCTGAGCTACGTCACTGACCACGCCGAGGCGCAATGGATCCTGGTCGACGAGACACTCCTTCCGGTCGCCGAGGCGTTGGCTCCACACGTGCCGAAGGTCAAGGGCTGGATCGTAATGTCGGATAAGCCGCTCACCGAGATCGACACCACGCTGGAAAACGTCTTTCACCTCGAGGACCTGATGGCCGAGTCCGACACCGAGATCGACTGGCGGGTCATCGACGAAACCTCTGCTTACAGCGCGTGTTACACATCGGGAACGACGGGTCGGCCGAAGGGCGTCTACTACTCGCATCGTGGCAGCTACCTACACGCGATGGCGATGGCAGCAGCGATCAATCTCCGTCGCGAGGACACCGCGATGCTCATCACCCCGATGTTTCACGGCCAGTCGTGGGGGCTTCCGCACACCGCGATGTGGACCGCGGCGAAGGTGATCCTACCCGGCCGCTACCTGGCCGAGAACACGCAAATGCTCGTCGACGTGATGATCGCGGAGAATGTGACCGTCGCGAACGGCGCACCGGCGATTTTCCAGCCGATGCTGGACTACATCAAGACCCTTGCTGTGAAGCCAGATTTCAGCAGGACGAGACTGCTGTCCGGTGCGACCGAGCCGGCGAAGTCGCTGATGCGCGATTTCCACGAGCTCACCGGCGCCGATTTTGTGCAGGGCTACGGTGCGACCGAGACGACGCCGCTGATCACGATGAACATGGGCATCAAACCGTCCCTGCAGGGCACGATCACCGACGACGAGAAATGGGATTTCAAGCGTTTTCAAGGGCTGCCCGCTTCCGGTATCGACATCCGGATCGTCGACGACAACGGCAATGACCTGCCGCACGACGGTAAGAGTGTCGGCGAGGTACTGATGCGTGGGCCCTGGGTCATCGAGCGATACCACCAGCTCGACGACGACGACAACGCCGACCGCTTCCTCGACGGTTACTGGCGCAGCGGCGATGTCGGCACAATCTACCCGAACGGGTATCTCAAGCTCACCGACCGCCTCAAGGACGTAGTCAAGAGCGGCGGTGAATGGATTTCCTCTATCGATATGGAGAACGCCATCGTCGGACATCCGCTGGTGAAGGAGGCCGCGGTTGTGGGGATCAGCCATCCGAAGTGGCAGGAACGTCCGCTGGCCATCGTCGTGCCCGTCGAAGGTGGCGTGCTGACCCGCGATGACATCGTCGGTTGTCTGCAGGGGCAGTTCGCCAAGTGGCAGATGCCCGACGCGGTTCTCTTCGTCGAGGCGTTGCCGCGCACCAGTGTCGGCAAATTGGACAAGAAGATCCTGCGGGCCGAACACGCCGACGTTTACCGGGATGCGGTCACGTGA
- a CDS encoding enoyl-CoA hydratase/isomerase family protein, whose protein sequence is MNKQILRSTRDGAVALLEINRPKSKNSLNDELLGAMGAELAALRSDTAVLAVVIAGAHGMFCAGADITAFDEIRARPLVTGESNESFWSILAAFPKPVIAAVETYALGGGCELALACDIVIAGESGQFGLPEVKIGAIPGAGGTQRLIRAIGKSKAMAMLLTGDSIKAQEACDAGLVAEVVADGEAVPRALAMAQRIATNSPLAVALAKDAAVHAFQTSLTQGLEHEKRNFYVAVHSADSHEGQAAFLAKRAPQFTGK, encoded by the coding sequence GTGAACAAACAAATTTTGCGATCGACTCGCGACGGTGCGGTGGCCCTGCTGGAGATCAATCGCCCGAAGTCGAAGAACAGCCTCAACGACGAGCTGTTGGGCGCGATGGGGGCCGAGCTGGCGGCGTTGCGGTCCGACACGGCCGTGTTGGCCGTGGTCATCGCGGGCGCCCACGGCATGTTCTGCGCCGGCGCCGACATCACGGCGTTCGACGAGATCCGGGCCCGGCCACTGGTCACCGGAGAGTCCAATGAGAGCTTCTGGTCGATACTGGCTGCGTTTCCGAAGCCGGTCATCGCCGCGGTCGAGACATACGCACTCGGGGGCGGCTGTGAGCTGGCGTTGGCCTGCGACATTGTCATCGCCGGCGAGTCGGGCCAATTCGGACTTCCCGAGGTGAAGATCGGCGCAATCCCTGGCGCTGGCGGAACTCAACGCCTCATTCGGGCGATCGGCAAATCCAAGGCTATGGCAATGCTTTTGACGGGCGATTCCATCAAGGCCCAGGAGGCGTGCGATGCAGGGTTGGTAGCCGAAGTCGTCGCCGACGGCGAGGCCGTGCCACGGGCGCTGGCGATGGCGCAACGGATCGCGACGAACTCCCCGCTAGCGGTGGCGCTGGCCAAGGATGCCGCTGTGCACGCGTTTCAGACATCACTGACGCAGGGACTCGAACACGAGAAACGGAATTTCTACGTGGCGGTGCATTCCGCCGACAGTCACGAGGGCCAGGCGGCATTCCTCGCCAAGCGCGCGCCCCAGTTCACCGGAAAGTAG
- a CDS encoding acyl-CoA dehydrogenase family protein → MPGLLFPDYVVPWETEDQKLLRKHAAEFFRKEATPNQARWAKQQKVDREFWNKAGAAGLLGLDLPEQYGGGGGSFGHEAVVMQERAYAHDTAFGFSVHSTLASHYIAEYASEEQKKRWIPKMVSGEMVIAVAMTEPGTGSDLQSIRTTAVRDGDEYVINGSKTFISNGSHCDLVVIVAKTESGLSLMVAETEGLAGFQRGRVLEKVGQHGQDTRELAFTDMRVPAANLLGGVEGKGFAQLMEQLPRERLTIGVEAIAMAEAAVVETIRYVKERTAFGKPLLAFQNTKFVLAECKAEVLAGKALIDYCTGRYLDGKLDAATASIAKMWGSDKQVEVTDKCLQLFGGYGYMMEYPIAQMYAAARVQKIYGGTNEIMKVLIARSL, encoded by the coding sequence ATGCCCGGACTCTTATTCCCGGACTACGTCGTTCCGTGGGAGACCGAGGATCAAAAACTCCTGCGCAAGCACGCCGCCGAGTTCTTCCGCAAGGAAGCGACTCCCAACCAAGCCAGGTGGGCGAAACAGCAGAAGGTGGACCGAGAATTTTGGAACAAAGCCGGCGCTGCCGGGCTTTTGGGCCTCGACCTGCCCGAGCAATACGGCGGTGGTGGCGGCAGTTTCGGTCACGAGGCGGTGGTGATGCAGGAGCGCGCCTACGCGCACGACACCGCGTTCGGTTTCTCCGTGCATTCGACGCTGGCTTCCCACTACATCGCCGAGTATGCCTCCGAGGAGCAGAAGAAGCGCTGGATCCCGAAGATGGTCAGCGGGGAGATGGTGATCGCCGTCGCGATGACCGAACCGGGCACCGGGTCAGACCTGCAGTCGATTCGCACCACCGCGGTTCGCGACGGCGACGAGTACGTCATCAACGGCTCGAAGACCTTCATCTCCAACGGTTCCCACTGCGACCTGGTGGTGATCGTGGCCAAAACTGAGTCCGGACTGTCGCTGATGGTGGCCGAAACCGAAGGGCTGGCGGGTTTCCAGCGCGGCCGGGTTCTGGAGAAGGTCGGCCAGCACGGCCAGGACACCCGGGAGCTTGCGTTCACCGACATGCGGGTGCCGGCCGCAAACCTGCTCGGCGGCGTTGAGGGCAAGGGCTTCGCCCAGTTGATGGAGCAACTTCCGCGCGAGCGGTTGACCATCGGGGTCGAGGCGATCGCGATGGCGGAGGCGGCGGTAGTAGAGACGATCCGTTATGTCAAGGAGCGCACCGCGTTCGGCAAGCCCCTCCTCGCCTTCCAGAACACCAAGTTCGTGCTGGCCGAATGCAAGGCGGAGGTGCTGGCCGGCAAGGCGCTGATCGACTACTGCACCGGCCGGTACCTCGACGGAAAACTCGATGCCGCAACCGCATCGATAGCCAAGATGTGGGGATCTGACAAACAAGTAGAGGTCACTGACAAGTGCCTGCAGCTTTTCGGTGGATACGGCTACATGATGGAATACCCGATCGCGCAGATGTATGCGGCGGCTCGGGTGCAGAAGATCTACGGCGGCACCAACGAGATCATGAAGGTGCTGATCGCGCGAAGCCTGTAG
- a CDS encoding SDR family NAD(P)-dependent oxidoreductase, producing the protein MDIAASSAVVTGGASGLGLATVETLARSGARVVAVDLPNANTDALSLLGDTVRFAPADVTDEDAVTRAIEIANADKTLRIIVNCAGVSDGTKTVSKKGPFPLDAFEKVIKINLIGTFNVVRLGAYAMSQNDPVGGERGVIVNTSSGAAFDGQIGQAAYSASKGGVMAATLPIARDLSSYLIRVNTIAPGLFETPLLNSLPEAALTALKALTLHPNRLGDPAEYAHLVVAIVENPMLNGETIRLDGAVRMPPR; encoded by the coding sequence ATGGACATCGCAGCTAGCAGCGCGGTCGTCACCGGTGGCGCGTCCGGGCTCGGTTTGGCGACGGTGGAGACGCTGGCGCGGTCCGGAGCGCGGGTGGTCGCCGTCGACCTGCCCAATGCAAACACGGACGCGCTAAGCCTCCTCGGCGACACCGTCCGGTTCGCGCCCGCCGACGTCACCGACGAGGATGCAGTGACCAGGGCCATCGAGATCGCCAACGCGGACAAGACATTGCGTATCATCGTCAACTGCGCCGGCGTCAGCGATGGCACCAAGACCGTCAGCAAGAAGGGCCCTTTCCCGCTCGACGCGTTCGAGAAAGTAATCAAGATCAACCTGATCGGGACCTTCAACGTCGTGCGCCTGGGCGCATACGCAATGTCGCAGAACGACCCCGTCGGCGGCGAGCGTGGCGTGATCGTCAACACTTCCTCCGGCGCGGCCTTCGACGGCCAGATCGGGCAGGCGGCCTACTCCGCTTCCAAGGGAGGTGTGATGGCGGCGACGCTGCCGATCGCGCGTGATCTGTCGTCGTACTTGATCCGGGTCAACACGATCGCTCCGGGGCTGTTCGAAACCCCGCTTCTCAACTCACTTCCAGAGGCTGCGCTAACCGCTCTCAAGGCGCTGACGTTGCACCCAAACCGACTCGGTGATCCTGCCGAGTACGCACACCTGGTCGTAGCCATCGTTGAGAATCCGATGCTCAACGGCGAGACGATCCGTCTCGATGGCGCAGTACGGATGCCTCCGAGGTGA
- a CDS encoding IS30 family transposase has product MPSPGRPSVAWRQDRVRFWAGIAAGAMTEDAATEAGVSSPVGFRWFRHAGGVNPRLPETVSGCYLSSNEREDIALWRAHGAGVREIARRLRRAPSTISRELRRNASTRTYRLDYKASVAQWHAERRARRPKTAKLVGNDRLRQYVQDKLSGVVRGAYGQIMAGPAATPWKGRNKPHRGDRAWVTAWSPEQIAHRIKLDFPDDESMRISHEAIYQALYVQSRGALKRDLITCLRRGRALRVPRARSRQKAWAHVTPETLISARPPEVADRAVPGHWEGDLLIGLQRSAIGTLVERSSRFTMLIHLPREAGYGLIPRTKNGPALAGYGALTMANALAQTITSLPEELRRSLTWDRGKELSAHAQFSIASGVKVYFADPKSPWQRGTNENTNGLLRQCFPKGTDLSRWNADDIAAIAHTLNTRPRKTLGWRTPAEAFNEHLHSLQQAGVATTD; this is encoded by the coding sequence ATGCCCTCCCCGGGGCGGCCGTCGGTGGCCTGGCGGCAGGACAGGGTCCGGTTCTGGGCGGGGATCGCTGCCGGAGCGATGACCGAGGACGCCGCTACCGAAGCGGGCGTGTCTTCGCCGGTCGGGTTCCGCTGGTTCCGCCATGCTGGCGGCGTGAATCCACGCTTGCCAGAAACTGTTTCGGGCTGCTACCTATCCTCGAATGAGCGCGAAGACATCGCTTTATGGCGTGCCCATGGTGCCGGAGTGCGCGAGATAGCCAGGAGGCTGCGCAGGGCGCCGTCGACCATCTCGCGTGAGCTGCGCCGTAACGCCTCGACGCGCACGTATCGGCTCGACTACAAGGCCTCGGTCGCGCAGTGGCATGCCGAAAGGCGGGCGAGGCGCCCGAAGACGGCCAAGCTGGTCGGCAACGACCGGCTGCGCCAGTACGTCCAGGACAAGCTCTCCGGTGTCGTTCGTGGCGCTTACGGGCAGATCATGGCTGGTCCGGCCGCGACGCCGTGGAAGGGACGCAACAAGCCGCACCGAGGGGATCGGGCCTGGGTGACAGCATGGAGTCCTGAGCAGATCGCCCATCGGATCAAGCTTGACTTCCCTGATGATGAATCCATGCGGATCAGCCACGAGGCCATCTACCAAGCGCTCTACGTGCAAAGCCGCGGTGCGCTCAAGCGGGACTTAATCACCTGCCTGCGCCGGGGTCGGGCATTGCGGGTGCCGCGGGCACGGTCTCGGCAGAAAGCGTGGGCGCACGTCACGCCGGAGACGTTGATCAGCGCTCGGCCGCCGGAGGTCGCTGATCGCGCGGTCCCGGGACACTGGGAGGGAGATCTGCTGATCGGGTTGCAGCGCAGCGCGATCGGCACGCTGGTCGAGCGCAGCAGTCGGTTCACGATGTTGATCCATCTTCCGCGGGAGGCCGGATACGGGCTGATTCCGCGGACCAAGAACGGGCCGGCTCTGGCCGGCTACGGCGCCCTCACGATGGCCAACGCCCTAGCGCAGACGATCACCTCGCTGCCCGAGGAACTGCGCCGGTCGCTGACCTGGGACCGGGGAAAGGAACTGTCGGCGCATGCCCAGTTCTCGATCGCCTCCGGGGTCAAGGTGTACTTCGCCGACCCGAAGAGTCCGTGGCAGCGTGGCACGAATGAGAACACCAATGGCCTGTTGCGCCAATGCTTTCCGAAGGGCACCGACCTATCCCGGTGGAACGCCGACGACATCGCGGCGATCGCTCACACCCTCAACACCCGACCACGCAAGACCCTCGGATGGCGCACCCCGGCCGAAGCGTTCAACGAACACCTACACTCACTTCAGCAAGCCGGTGTTGCAACGACCGATTGA
- a CDS encoding helix-turn-helix domain-containing protein → MKWNLRLTAANRGIWKASELQRMLAERGLVISAGKMSGLWSGNPNAIKLHDLDVFCAVLDCAIDELLIPEPETVAAPTPKGSEEAAAAAGEARPVTPRARTGRSLPPR, encoded by the coding sequence ATGAAGTGGAATCTACGCCTGACCGCGGCCAACCGCGGCATTTGGAAGGCCAGCGAACTCCAACGGATGCTGGCCGAGCGCGGCCTGGTGATCAGCGCCGGCAAGATGTCGGGCTTGTGGTCGGGCAACCCCAACGCCATCAAGCTCCACGATCTCGATGTATTCTGCGCCGTGCTCGACTGCGCCATCGACGAACTGCTGATCCCCGAGCCCGAAACCGTGGCCGCACCCACGCCGAAGGGTAGCGAGGAGGCCGCCGCTGCGGCCGGTGAGGCACGTCCCGTCACCCCGCGCGCTCGGACGGGAAGGTCGCTGCCGCCGCGATGA
- a CDS encoding integrase, producing the protein MESDDPVLVAAAVYARERAAAHDWCGETTNRCLDALVTLLAGRPPGDRVPLKEVRTRPHRLASRRRLVEILSHFDLLTDDTEPPIRAWIDRVTAELPPGFAEPSHHWLLTLLVGGARARPRSPRTLYSYFGAVRPLLAHWSTSYDHLREVTRADVDATLRPFQGNQCHNLIKALRSLFRHAKKNGLVFSNPTAGLKSQPVDQDLVPITDDEVRSIEQLASEPRARLVVALSVEHACRTSVIRKLVLDDIDLPNRRITLAGQPTARRAHPQSADHMARPPPGQMAPHSEPARSTHDENCIAHNAGESNIGETIVERQWVHDRTHPCRPNPSRSADRRPRPAASVSLVFGISHNTARRYTTAREYPKFGVSGPTRRV; encoded by the coding sequence TTGGAATCCGACGACCCCGTGCTCGTGGCCGCTGCGGTATACGCCCGGGAACGCGCTGCCGCCCACGATTGGTGCGGTGAGACCACAAACCGATGCCTCGACGCCCTGGTCACCCTTCTGGCCGGTCGGCCCCCCGGTGATCGCGTGCCGCTCAAAGAGGTTCGAACACGGCCGCATCGGCTCGCGTCCCGTCGCAGGCTTGTCGAAATCCTCTCCCACTTCGACCTGCTGACAGACGACACCGAACCTCCGATCCGTGCCTGGATCGACCGCGTCACCGCGGAACTTCCGCCAGGGTTCGCCGAGCCGTCGCACCACTGGCTCCTTACCCTGTTGGTCGGCGGCGCACGTGCTCGCCCACGATCGCCCAGGACCCTCTACAGCTACTTCGGCGCGGTCAGGCCCCTTCTCGCGCACTGGTCCACCTCCTACGACCATCTCAGGGAGGTCACCAGGGCCGACGTCGACGCGACGCTGCGGCCGTTTCAGGGAAACCAGTGCCACAATCTGATCAAGGCGCTGCGGTCGCTGTTCCGGCACGCCAAGAAGAATGGTCTGGTCTTCAGCAACCCAACAGCGGGTTTGAAGAGCCAACCAGTAGACCAAGACCTCGTGCCCATCACCGATGATGAGGTGCGCTCGATCGAACAGCTCGCGAGCGAACCGCGTGCACGCCTAGTTGTGGCATTGAGCGTCGAACATGCCTGCCGCACAAGCGTTATACGCAAACTGGTGCTCGACGACATTGACCTGCCGAACCGGCGGATCACCCTTGCTGGACAACCAACGGCTCGGCGAGCTCACCCACAGAGCGCTGATCACATGGCTCGACCACCGCCGGGACAGATGGCCCCACACTCCGAACCGGCACGTTCTACTCACGACGAAAACTGCATTGCGCACAACGCCGGTGAGTCAAACATCGGTGAAACAATCGTTGAGCGACAATGGGTTCACGATCGAACGCATCCGTGCCGACCGAATCCTTCACGAAGCGCTGACCGCAGGCCCCGACCTGCTGCATCTGTCTCTCTCGTTTTCGGCATCTCCCACAACACCGCGCGGCGCTACACCACCGCGAGGGAGTATCCGAAATTCGGTGTAAGTGGCCCGACACGCCGGGTGTGA
- a CDS encoding transposase translates to MRAVTATADVHDDEVMVSSPTPEELATARELVRAAQARGVSFADTADGVLKALTKTVVETALEEELADHLGYDKHDPAGRGAPNSRNGTRTKTVLTDTVGPVEIAVPRDRGGSFEPQIVKKASTPVDPGR, encoded by the coding sequence ATGAGGGCTGTGACAGCAACAGCCGATGTCCACGATGATGAAGTGATGGTCAGCTCTCCGACACCGGAGGAGCTGGCGACGGCCCGCGAGCTGGTGCGGGCGGCCCAGGCCCGCGGGGTGTCGTTCGCCGATACCGCTGACGGGGTGCTTAAGGCGCTGACCAAGACGGTGGTCGAGACCGCGCTGGAAGAGGAGCTCGCCGATCACCTCGGCTATGACAAGCACGATCCGGCCGGGCGGGGGGCGCCGAATTCACGCAACGGCACCCGCACCAAAACCGTGTTGACCGACACGGTCGGACCGGTCGAGATCGCCGTGCCCCGCGACCGCGGCGGCAGCTTCGAGCCCCAGATCGTCAAGAAAGCATCAACACCGGTTGACCCGGGTCGATGA